A region of the Candidatus Deferrimicrobium sp. genome:
GGGCACGACCATCACCTCGCGTCCCTGTTCGAGCGCAAGCCTCGCGGCAATCATCGCGCCGCTGCGTTCCGGCGCCTCGGCCACGATCACCCCACGGGACAACCCGCTCACGATCCGGTTCCGCTCCGGGAACCGGTGCGGCAGAGGCAACGATCCCGGCGGGTAATCCGAGAAGATCGCCCCCTGTTCGAGGATCTCATCCCGCAGTTCCGCGTGCTCCCGGGGATACGCCACGTCCACGCCGCATCCGAGGACCGCCACCGTCGTCCCCCCCGATTGGAGGGCCCCCTTGTGCGCTGCCGCGTCGATCCCGCGCGCCATCCCGCTGACCACCGTCCATCCCGCCGCGGCGAGCGCTCCCGACAGGATGCGGGCGAATTCCCTCCCGGGGCCGGTGGAGGCGCGGCTCCCGACCACGGCCACCGCCCCCCCGACGGTCCATGCCTTCCCCGCCCGGTACAGAAGCAGCGGCGCTCCGGGTATCTCCCGAAGGGGGACGGGGTAGTCGCTCGCACCCCAAGGGAGGATCGCGATCCCCAACCGGACGCACGTTTCCCGAACGGCTTCCGCCCGCCGGCCCGCC
Encoded here:
- the dprA gene encoding DNA-processing protein DprA; the protein is MDDSASTASLLDTFLRLSLIEGFTVDHLRRFRASGSGGFLPGMTPRGVSPLGKAKAALGSVEAGRRAEAVRETCVRLGIAILPWGASDYPVPLREIPGAPLLLYRAGKAWTVGGAVAVVGSRASTGPGREFARILSGALAAAGWTVVSGMARGIDAAAHKGALQSGGTTVAVLGCGVDVAYPREHAELRDEILEQGAIFSDYPPGSLPLPHRFPERNRIVSGLSRGVIVAEAPERSGAMIAARLALEQGREVMVVPGNPWFAHTAGSNRLLREGATPVCSVADFHGVLGCPPPVAVSGVAKRVLDALSGVMHVVEIAEVVSVPVQELLPCLMEMELANLVEKRPGNYYKKLSASGS